A part of Caldicellulosiruptor owensensis OL genomic DNA contains:
- a CDS encoding fibronectin type III domain-containing protein produces MRSITSRIISIFIVISFLIVLVPQNIVAQPAIVLPAPEKLNIALVNNLPRMEVAQDGTITLYFSWQYSYSDFDYFELYLGDDPTRFPYGYTIYKNDPNLTVSNSNYTYKVQSLPNGQKIPSGIIFYAKIRSVRVLQEQTGSVVFYSSYSNTIVFLTPIFVECYTNAEDAIDIVWDDVYYSGKRIDYDIYVSKDISFTTPTKYQIDGERITLLQSQKPGGRVEILPGRKLKYTAAGLSPSSLYYVKVLPRNLPQEVIWRDPQTYMPPNIKVIGEAATYIQAEAQRIADNVVWIRWAKVSIAENEYEIYKGSKDQIPTLIGTVSANEFFAVVSITDDVFFRIQVDVFDSFGRKVSIRSKDLYVHPYTLPFAPPAAENLIAFPKSQDTISLRFKIPTDKEVVYDFYYKKYLDNNTDFTLYVSNYQMKSSDEEKDENNLLTGYYRFDITGLEKNTVYILKVVVKKRFFDYEQGTYIYKESTPAFTISYTLSGDITPPAAPTLLSVVYTTYDSVVLSWQPITIAGVQPPTVDRSILYEVNFAVYQDGMNINNPENLDTASFQKIILSDYQLDSSGKILFRVSNLSSNTRYVFFVRAVRKIDNNVYYSLPSNVVMATTLIKYEIPLPSSVPVVENLSVVTTTYNSAQLSWSYIENVYFEVQVSEDIKNANAWQIVSDSFKPSIKEVDYTTGLCYFTVQNLKPDTLYYFRVRAYIIKDNQKIYSEFCSPVFGRTQKIPPPKTPIAFGIKDYGKDYVVFVWEIAELGRKYVVEIADNISFYNAKKYTTDTDATEYKVSGLKPNTRYWGRLFALASDGQLSQSTEIISFMTKKDVGEYTGVFDSIQDTTQPFITVEDPVTGKMIIEITYRYVNESLDSKPVLIDFTRRTGSSIYQFVIKIRYDVLKALVKLNKDCIVTLDGASSQFNFAAIDSIDINKLTVSGVSPSSIYSELTFIKASDKYNVKDAISEVYDIRYTASSLTKQIGISYFPMPIKISLVNREPWSVAIPHVFDLTSLSWREPDSVEFASDNKGVTFNLQTPQATVIVRKSFYRDIISSSYATKLYNLFKNFPSDDTNDTIGIKNAVSKQELASFLVYFAEKKRLYRFEISDDYVRKAYKAGLIENTRDNSILTKEAAIDMMVKFYEIYTGNEILADNVTWTKLSADDKYILSLKKAYKMGWLFDYVTFNPKETATREYVLAFFYHVVSSI; encoded by the coding sequence ATGAGATCTATTACAAGTAGGATAATTTCCATTTTCATTGTGATATCTTTTTTAATTGTTTTGGTACCCCAAAATATAGTAGCCCAGCCTGCGATTGTTCTTCCCGCACCTGAGAAGTTAAATATAGCTCTTGTGAATAATCTTCCAAGAATGGAAGTAGCACAGGATGGGACTATAACCCTTTATTTCTCGTGGCAGTATTCTTACTCTGACTTTGACTACTTTGAACTGTATCTTGGTGATGACCCTACCAGATTTCCTTATGGATACACCATATACAAAAATGACCCTAATCTCACGGTTTCTAACAGCAACTATACATATAAAGTTCAAAGTTTACCAAACGGCCAAAAAATACCAAGCGGAATAATTTTCTATGCTAAAATAAGAAGTGTAAGAGTTTTGCAGGAGCAGACAGGAAGTGTTGTTTTTTATTCTTCATATTCAAATACCATTGTATTTTTGACACCTATCTTTGTTGAATGTTACACAAATGCAGAAGATGCTATCGACATTGTATGGGATGATGTTTATTATTCTGGTAAGAGGATAGATTATGACATATATGTATCAAAGGACATAAGTTTTACAACTCCGACAAAGTATCAAATTGATGGTGAGAGGATAACCCTTCTTCAAAGCCAAAAACCAGGTGGAAGAGTTGAAATTCTGCCAGGCAGGAAACTCAAATACACAGCAGCTGGACTTTCGCCAAGCAGTCTTTACTATGTAAAGGTATTACCAAGGAATTTACCACAAGAAGTAATCTGGCGTGATCCTCAGACATACATGCCTCCTAACATAAAAGTGATTGGTGAAGCAGCAACATACATTCAGGCAGAGGCTCAAAGGATTGCTGACAATGTCGTTTGGATAAGATGGGCGAAAGTCTCAATTGCTGAAAACGAATATGAGATTTACAAAGGTAGTAAAGACCAGATACCCACTTTAATTGGTACAGTTTCGGCGAATGAGTTTTTTGCGGTGGTGAGCATAACAGACGATGTGTTTTTCAGAATACAGGTTGATGTTTTTGACAGTTTTGGCAGAAAAGTATCTATTAGATCAAAAGATCTGTATGTTCATCCTTATACCTTACCTTTTGCACCACCTGCAGCTGAAAATTTAATTGCTTTTCCAAAATCTCAAGATACAATTTCTTTACGATTCAAAATACCAACAGATAAAGAGGTTGTATATGATTTTTATTACAAGAAATATTTGGATAATAATACTGATTTCACTCTATATGTATCTAATTATCAGATGAAAAGTTCAGATGAGGAAAAAGACGAGAACAATCTTCTAACAGGATACTACAGATTTGACATTACAGGTCTTGAAAAAAACACTGTTTATATTTTGAAGGTTGTGGTGAAAAAAAGGTTTTTCGATTATGAACAGGGAACATACATTTATAAAGAATCTACTCCGGCTTTTACGATATCGTATACTTTGTCTGGAGATATAACCCCACCTGCTGCTCCAACCCTTTTGTCTGTTGTTTATACAACTTATGATTCTGTAGTTTTATCATGGCAGCCTATAACTATTGCAGGTGTTCAACCACCGACTGTGGACAGAAGCATCTTATATGAGGTCAACTTTGCAGTGTACCAGGATGGAATGAATATAAATAATCCAGAAAATCTTGATACAGCAAGTTTTCAGAAGATAATACTTTCTGATTATCAGCTGGATTCATCTGGCAAAATTTTATTTAGAGTAAGTAATCTTTCTTCAAATACAAGGTATGTATTTTTTGTAAGAGCAGTCAGAAAAATTGATAATAACGTTTATTATTCGCTACCATCAAATGTAGTGATGGCAACAACTTTAATAAAGTATGAAATACCGCTGCCTTCCTCAGTTCCAGTTGTTGAAAACTTGAGTGTTGTGACAACAACATATAACTCTGCACAGCTTTCATGGAGCTATATAGAGAATGTATATTTTGAAGTTCAAGTTTCGGAAGACATAAAAAATGCAAATGCATGGCAGATTGTGTCAGATAGTTTTAAACCGTCTATAAAAGAAGTTGATTATACTACTGGACTTTGTTATTTCACAGTTCAGAACCTGAAACCAGATACTCTTTATTACTTCAGAGTAAGGGCATATATCATTAAAGATAATCAAAAAATATATTCGGAATTTTGCAGTCCTGTTTTTGGCAGGACGCAAAAAATACCACCTCCAAAAACGCCGATTGCTTTTGGTATAAAAGATTATGGAAAGGACTATGTCGTTTTTGTTTGGGAGATTGCTGAACTGGGCAGAAAGTATGTGGTTGAGATAGCTGATAATATTTCATTTTATAATGCTAAGAAGTATACCACAGATACAGATGCTACTGAATATAAGGTATCAGGCTTGAAACCTAATACAAGGTATTGGGGAAGACTGTTTGCTTTAGCTTCTGACGGGCAGCTTTCTCAGTCGACAGAAATTATTTCTTTTATGACCAAAAAAGATGTAGGTGAGTACACGGGTGTGTTTGATTCTATCCAGGACACAACCCAGCCGTTTATAACAGTAGAAGACCCTGTAACTGGCAAGATGATAATAGAGATTACCTATAGATATGTCAATGAGTCTTTGGACTCAAAACCTGTTTTAATTGACTTTACAAGGAGAACAGGCTCATCAATTTACCAGTTTGTGATAAAAATAAGATACGATGTTTTAAAAGCACTTGTTAAGCTCAATAAAGATTGCATTGTCACATTAGATGGAGCATCTTCACAGTTCAATTTTGCTGCCATCGACAGTATCGACATAAATAAACTGACAGTATCTGGCGTATCACCCTCAAGTATCTACAGTGAACTAACATTTATAAAAGCGTCTGACAAATATAATGTGAAAGATGCTATCTCTGAAGTGTATGACATCAGATACACAGCTTCAAGCTTGACAAAGCAGATTGGAATATCATATTTTCCAATGCCAATTAAAATTTCACTTGTAAACAGAGAGCCATGGTCAGTGGCAATACCACATGTTTTTGATTTGACCTCTCTTTCTTGGAGAGAACCAGATAGTGTTGAGTTTGCAAGTGACAACAAAGGTGTGACGTTTAATTTACAAACGCCTCAGGCAACTGTAATTGTAAGAAAAAGCTTTTATAGAGATATAATTTCGAGTAGCTACGCAACAAAGCTTTACAATCTTTTTAAAAACTTTCCCAGCGACGATACGAATGATACAATAGGAATAAAAAATGCTGTATCAAAACAGGAGCTTGCCTCTTTTTTGGTATATTTTGCAGAGAAGAAAAGACTCTACAGGTTTGAAATAAGTGACGATTATGTTAGAAAAGCATACAAGGCAGGGCTAATTGAAAATACTCGGGACAATTCTATTCTCACAAAAGAAGCTGCTATAGACATGATGGTAAAGTTTTATGAGATTTACACTGGTAATGAAATCTTGGCAGACAATGTTACATGGACAAAACTTTCTGCCGACGACAAATACATTTTGTCATTGAAGAAGGCATACAAAATGGGCTGGCTTTTTGACTATGTTACGTTCAATCCTAAAGAGACAGCAACAAGAGAATATGTTTTAGCATTTTTCTATCATGTTGTTTCAAGTATATAA
- the wecB gene encoding non-hydrolyzing UDP-N-acetylglucosamine 2-epimerase — MIKTLIVFGTRPEAIKMAPLVKELQEDLHFDVKICVTAQHRQMLDQVLEIFDIKPDYDLDIMKYNQSLFSITADVLLRFEKVLENERPDIVLVHGDTTTTFAAALSSFYFKTKIGHVEAGLRTYNKYSPFPEEMNRKLTAALCDLHFAPTKRAKLNLMAEGVKEETIFVTGNTVIDTLKFTVKEDYLFKEDSLNNIDFSKRVILLTAHRRENFGKPLENIFEAVLKIANEFDDVVFVYPVHLNPNVKDVAYRILKDHPRIKLINPIDVDDMHNLIARSYLVLTDSGGLQEEAPSLGKPVVVLRDTTERPEAILAKTVVLAGTKKESIVKVVTNLLTDEKEYLQMARAVNPYGDGEASRRIKETLLYHFGESSKEPDEFRGSDMYV; from the coding sequence ATGATAAAAACACTCATTGTATTTGGGACAAGACCTGAGGCAATAAAAATGGCACCGCTTGTAAAGGAGTTACAGGAAGACTTGCACTTTGATGTTAAAATATGTGTTACAGCCCAGCACAGACAGATGCTTGACCAGGTACTTGAGATTTTTGATATTAAACCTGATTATGACCTTGACATAATGAAATACAACCAGAGCCTGTTTTCTATAACTGCTGATGTACTTTTGAGATTTGAAAAGGTTTTGGAGAATGAAAGACCGGACATTGTGCTTGTCCATGGCGATACAACGACCACATTTGCGGCAGCACTCTCAAGTTTTTATTTTAAAACAAAGATTGGGCATGTTGAGGCTGGTTTAAGAACATACAACAAATATTCACCTTTTCCGGAGGAGATGAACAGAAAACTGACAGCAGCTCTTTGTGATCTTCATTTTGCGCCTACAAAAAGGGCAAAGTTAAATTTGATGGCAGAAGGAGTAAAAGAAGAAACCATCTTTGTGACAGGCAACACTGTGATTGATACACTTAAATTTACTGTAAAAGAAGATTACTTGTTCAAGGAAGATAGTCTAAACAATATAGATTTTTCAAAGAGAGTAATTCTTCTCACTGCTCACAGGAGAGAAAACTTTGGAAAACCGCTTGAAAATATTTTTGAGGCTGTCCTGAAGATTGCAAATGAGTTTGACGATGTAGTTTTTGTATACCCTGTACATCTAAATCCAAATGTCAAGGATGTTGCGTACAGGATTTTAAAAGATCATCCAAGGATAAAACTGATAAATCCAATTGACGTTGATGATATGCACAACCTCATCGCAAGAAGCTATTTGGTTTTAACAGACTCTGGGGGGCTTCAAGAGGAAGCACCATCGCTTGGTAAACCTGTTGTTGTTCTTCGCGACACAACCGAAAGACCGGAAGCTATTTTAGCAAAAACAGTTGTTCTTGCAGGAACTAAAAAAGAAAGCATAGTTAAAGTTGTTACGAACCTTTTAACAGATGAAAAAGAGTATCTTCAAATGGCAAGGGCGGTGAACCCTTACGGCGATGGAGAGGCTTCCAGGAGAATAAAAGAGACGCTTCTATATCATTTTGGGGAAAGCAGCAAGGAGCCTGATGAGTTTCGTGGGAGCGATATGTACGTGTGA
- a CDS encoding fibronectin type III domain-containing protein, whose amino-acid sequence MFKKLKRIASIVILISFLFSNFNLRLFSQTLSTSLNVTVQRDSNGVYRITKNSISIRWNAIEGAVSYEVYAASSNSQINFQTVTQNTYCDITGLKNATVYKITVSAKSEDNQVITSQSIYVITEFRCYAEPEPDPEKDEDVPLGSGGEHPRLLITFNKINVSDDFQPDIGFRGYNIFIGKSQTASDANQYYVDSSTYVIYKYQKENNITIPIKLYKDGVQQLAQEINQTVSVTVYDKYDGVDTFELVPGTMYYILMNPKMDSTRVIYKPLTNIACPTLMQVSAAKIGEIEKDGKTLALVRVQWRGVDPGNYKQDEIRYRAYYATSANELPRDNLPPQNIFATTSYDQNEAYIPGLSMTTKYYYIRVEAVFADGTRIPSALIKVSVTELGDIPPTPKNCKAETISQTEIEVWFDKPVSDDSSYVYQIWISKEYKDILDSEGNPSVYKLVYNSPVYNPNTDGFLPSDLTLNGSRYKYKISNLEPNTVYYFKIRIINTVNLKKSDFSLVFVGTTKPVAVLNIPPVDDNFVRRIQPSETSLRIYVYQEDLLSRIHQAILDYVSQSAYSSGNLTVSEKVYYQVYVCESFWNEKSIKIYFELPSENISNYIDILNLKSNTAYYIRFKVRVYFDRDYLSEFSKAYVAVTKPEQVLPTISQPEIPKNFMVAPEDDAVTQTSAKLVWDTKPGQSYVILQTSRPLEDNKLSIEETKDYFIKTLKQKVEIYRQVSDSTFMVEQVVYDVYSQNAPVGAKIYIGVTSPVTFKNLVPNTLYYFSIKAIENGRESLWGSIAVTTASIEKPENLMVISRDLSGHGLTVQWNGNPNYGYQIFVRQESSTVYSLVYSGSISPVSVVSSKVAVYKYYIGNLNSNTLYYIRVRSIHIPSGKVSIFAEVLARTVFNQSDFENQQQKLKEEEQNRIREIQNQKQVTIVLENSSDKYYLYINDQNAQDEIQRTNSKEFVIDFTKALYSSAKGQVLFSYKVADILEKQQKIFVLKYKNSVFKLPPGALNVSEVENISKKYGIDKGLVMIFIELSSAYALPPSYGYDIDSDVITMKVTARYYLNDELVVSRFAKPVNITLKYTSLTDQASQTRVVYDFSNNSFINSFLIDSFSNTAVFNIEKPGTFGVLKTKISSSYVLSKYKDDIVYVSQKYNLKELYSDFDKNLSQDYASMLITRVFGVDCEKVRSGNLTRQEAIYILARVYEQKISSSIDNIVITKSTSFIPDGRYKKFIIGMMSIGVVDVDLDPYEVIKVDEFVHYIVNLEKISKY is encoded by the coding sequence ATGTTTAAAAAATTAAAAAGAATAGCTTCCATTGTAATTTTGATTTCATTTTTATTTTCCAATTTTAACCTTCGGTTATTTTCACAAACCCTTTCAACCTCTTTGAATGTGACTGTGCAAAGAGATAGTAATGGAGTTTATAGAATAACAAAAAATTCTATTTCTATAAGATGGAATGCCATTGAAGGTGCAGTATCTTATGAAGTCTACGCAGCATCTTCAAATTCCCAGATAAATTTTCAAACTGTAACCCAGAATACATACTGCGATATAACAGGGCTCAAAAACGCGACAGTGTATAAAATAACTGTCAGTGCTAAAAGCGAAGATAATCAGGTTATTACTTCTCAATCGATATATGTTATAACGGAGTTTAGATGTTATGCTGAACCAGAACCGGATCCAGAAAAAGATGAAGATGTTCCTCTTGGTTCTGGCGGAGAGCATCCAAGACTTTTAATAACCTTTAACAAAATCAATGTATCGGATGATTTTCAGCCAGACATTGGTTTTAGAGGCTACAACATTTTTATAGGCAAAAGCCAAACAGCATCAGATGCTAATCAGTATTATGTTGATAGTAGTACATATGTGATTTACAAGTATCAAAAGGAAAACAATATCACAATTCCTATAAAACTTTATAAAGATGGTGTTCAGCAGCTTGCACAGGAAATAAACCAAACAGTAAGTGTGACAGTATATGATAAGTATGATGGAGTTGATACATTTGAGCTTGTACCGGGTACTATGTATTACATTCTTATGAATCCTAAGATGGATAGTACAAGAGTAATTTACAAACCTCTTACAAACATTGCATGCCCCACACTTATGCAGGTTAGTGCTGCCAAAATAGGTGAGATTGAGAAAGATGGAAAGACTTTAGCTTTGGTGAGAGTACAATGGCGTGGTGTGGACCCTGGAAACTACAAACAGGATGAAATAAGGTATCGTGCATATTATGCAACAAGTGCCAATGAACTTCCGAGGGACAATCTTCCACCACAAAACATCTTTGCAACAACCTCATATGATCAGAACGAAGCATATATTCCCGGTCTTTCTATGACAACAAAATACTATTACATAAGAGTTGAAGCTGTTTTTGCGGATGGTACCAGAATTCCTTCAGCACTTATAAAAGTTTCTGTTACAGAGCTTGGTGATATTCCACCAACCCCCAAAAACTGTAAAGCTGAGACTATTTCGCAGACTGAAATAGAGGTTTGGTTTGACAAACCTGTTTCTGATGACTCAAGCTATGTCTATCAGATTTGGATATCAAAAGAATATAAAGATATTCTTGATTCTGAGGGGAATCCTTCAGTATACAAACTTGTTTATAATAGCCCTGTTTATAATCCCAATACAGATGGTTTTTTGCCAAGTGATTTGACATTAAATGGTTCAAGGTATAAATATAAGATATCAAACCTTGAACCAAATACTGTTTATTATTTTAAGATTAGAATAATAAACACAGTAAACCTAAAAAAATCCGACTTTTCGCTTGTATTTGTCGGAACTACAAAACCTGTTGCTGTTCTGAACATACCGCCAGTAGATGATAATTTTGTAAGACGAATTCAGCCTTCTGAAACAAGTTTAAGAATCTATGTTTATCAGGAGGATTTGCTTTCAAGGATACATCAGGCAATATTAGACTATGTATCACAATCAGCTTACTCTTCTGGCAACCTGACGGTTTCTGAAAAAGTATACTATCAGGTATACGTTTGTGAGTCATTTTGGAATGAAAAGAGTATAAAAATTTACTTTGAACTTCCATCAGAGAATATTTCAAATTACATTGATATATTAAATCTCAAAAGCAACACGGCTTATTATATCAGATTTAAAGTAAGGGTTTACTTTGACAGAGATTATCTTTCGGAGTTTAGCAAGGCATATGTTGCTGTGACAAAACCTGAACAAGTTCTGCCGACCATTTCGCAACCAGAGATACCAAAAAATTTTATGGTTGCACCTGAAGACGATGCGGTAACACAAACATCTGCAAAGCTTGTATGGGATACAAAGCCGGGTCAGTCATATGTAATTTTGCAAACTTCAAGACCGCTTGAAGACAATAAGCTCAGTATAGAAGAAACAAAAGATTACTTTATAAAGACACTTAAACAAAAGGTCGAAATTTACAGGCAGGTATCTGACTCGACTTTCATGGTTGAACAGGTTGTATATGATGTATATTCTCAAAATGCTCCTGTTGGTGCAAAGATATACATTGGTGTGACTTCGCCTGTGACCTTTAAAAATCTTGTTCCTAATACTTTGTACTATTTTTCTATAAAAGCTATAGAAAATGGCAGAGAATCACTCTGGGGAAGTATTGCAGTTACAACTGCGTCAATTGAAAAACCCGAAAATCTAATGGTAATATCAAGAGATTTGAGCGGACATGGGCTTACAGTCCAGTGGAATGGCAATCCAAACTATGGATACCAGATTTTTGTAAGACAAGAGAGTAGCACTGTATACAGCTTGGTATATTCTGGCTCAATTTCGCCTGTTTCTGTGGTGTCGTCGAAAGTTGCTGTATATAAATATTACATTGGGAACTTAAATTCAAACACTCTGTACTACATCAGAGTAAGAAGTATTCATATTCCAAGCGGAAAGGTTTCCATCTTTGCAGAGGTTTTAGCAAGAACAGTTTTTAACCAGAGCGATTTTGAAAATCAGCAGCAAAAGCTCAAAGAGGAAGAGCAAAACAGAATAAGGGAAATCCAGAATCAGAAACAGGTTACTATTGTACTTGAAAATAGCTCTGATAAATATTATCTCTACATCAATGACCAAAACGCTCAAGATGAAATTCAGCGTACAAATTCGAAAGAGTTTGTCATAGACTTTACAAAAGCTCTTTACTCTTCTGCTAAGGGTCAGGTTTTGTTTTCTTATAAGGTAGCAGATATACTTGAAAAACAGCAGAAAATCTTTGTTTTAAAATACAAAAATAGTGTTTTCAAACTTCCACCAGGTGCTTTGAATGTTTCTGAGGTTGAAAATATTTCGAAAAAGTATGGGATTGATAAAGGATTAGTGATGATATTTATAGAACTTTCCTCAGCTTATGCTTTGCCGCCTTCATATGGTTATGATATTGACTCTGATGTGATAACAATGAAGGTAACTGCCAGGTATTATCTAAATGATGAATTAGTTGTATCAAGATTTGCAAAACCCGTAAATATTACATTAAAGTACACAAGTTTAACTGACCAGGCAAGTCAAACAAGAGTTGTATATGACTTTTCAAATAACAGCTTTATAAACAGTTTTTTGATTGACAGTTTTTCAAACACTGCAGTCTTTAATATTGAAAAGCCAGGAACTTTTGGTGTGCTGAAAACTAAGATTTCTTCAAGCTACGTTCTTAGCAAGTACAAAGACGACATAGTATATGTTTCTCAAAAGTACAACTTAAAAGAACTTTACAGTGATTTTGATAAAAATCTTTCTCAGGATTATGCATCCATGCTTATAACAAGAGTGTTTGGTGTTGATTGTGAAAAAGTTAGAAGTGGGAATCTGACAAGGCAAGAAGCAATATATATTTTGGCAAGGGTATATGAGCAGAAGATATCATCTTCGATTGACAATATTGTTATTACAAAGTCAACAAGTTTTATTCCTGATGGAAGGTACAAAAAATTTATCATTGGCATGATGTCAATAGGGGTTGTTGATGTCGATTTAGACCCTTATGAAGTAATAAAGGTTGATGAATTTGTTCACTATATTGTCAATCTTGAAAAGATTTCAAAATATTAA
- a CDS encoding coproporphyrinogen III oxidase, with protein MRITYFSNSQRFLYDFQHLIRAFYPGAEVKFGYGGDIHFEAYFEETKVFLKFQTQDKTIQKDFVLVSDEHESKRIFGRNLYDLLKQETKRELPWGILTGIRPTKIVYPLLEQGLNDEQIYNFLQKEYYISEKKSKLLLKVARNEMNILNRLEPSSACLYIGIPICPTKCLYCSFSCHEMTRQVKSLIGMYTDSLICELEKTYHKIEENKNKIVAIYFGGGSPATLGIDNIKRIFVNLFKNLKIEHIQEITFEAGRPDTIDEKLLKCLSEIKKDFNLRICINPQTSNDNTLKIIGRNHTFEDIKRAFEQANEYGFKNINSDVILGLPGEDENDYKNTIEDILKLSPASITIHTLSIKRASLLRFKWNEYEFMDEETVNNLLDWTQFILEEHGYIPYYMYRQKNMIGNFENVGYCKRGFEGLYNVMIMQEKHNIYACGAKAVSKFVYEGDRIERVFNPADIKLYISRILNLKI; from the coding sequence TTGAGAATAACGTATTTTTCTAACAGCCAAAGATTTTTGTATGATTTTCAGCATTTAATAAGGGCATTTTATCCTGGTGCGGAGGTAAAGTTTGGTTATGGCGGAGACATTCATTTTGAGGCATATTTTGAAGAAACGAAAGTGTTTTTAAAATTCCAAACGCAGGATAAAACCATTCAAAAAGATTTTGTGTTAGTTAGTGATGAGCACGAGTCAAAAAGGATATTTGGGAGAAACCTTTATGACCTTTTAAAACAAGAAACAAAAAGAGAGCTTCCCTGGGGGATTTTAACAGGAATAAGACCCACAAAGATTGTATATCCATTGCTGGAGCAGGGGCTAAATGACGAACAAATTTATAACTTCCTGCAAAAAGAATATTATATATCTGAGAAAAAATCAAAACTTCTTTTGAAGGTTGCAAGAAATGAAATGAATATTTTAAACAGACTTGAACCTTCTTCAGCTTGTTTATACATAGGTATTCCTATTTGTCCAACTAAGTGTCTTTACTGTTCTTTTTCCTGCCACGAGATGACAAGGCAGGTAAAAAGTTTAATAGGAATGTATACAGATAGCCTCATTTGTGAACTTGAAAAGACGTATCACAAAATAGAAGAAAATAAAAATAAAATTGTTGCAATCTATTTTGGAGGTGGAAGTCCTGCAACACTTGGTATAGACAACATAAAAAGGATTTTTGTAAATTTATTTAAAAATCTCAAAATAGAGCATATTCAAGAGATTACCTTTGAAGCAGGAAGACCTGATACAATTGATGAAAAACTTTTGAAGTGTCTATCGGAAATAAAAAAAGATTTTAATCTCAGAATTTGCATAAATCCTCAAACTTCGAACGACAACACTTTGAAAATAATAGGTAGAAACCATACATTTGAAGATATAAAAAGGGCATTTGAGCAAGCTAACGAATATGGTTTTAAAAATATAAACAGTGATGTAATATTGGGGCTTCCTGGCGAAGATGAGAATGATTACAAAAATACAATTGAGGATATTTTAAAACTTTCTCCTGCTTCAATTACTATTCATACACTTTCAATAAAAAGGGCAAGCCTTTTGAGATTCAAATGGAATGAATATGAATTTATGGATGAGGAGACTGTAAATAACCTTCTTGATTGGACACAATTTATCTTGGAGGAACACGGCTATATTCCATACTACATGTACAGACAGAAAAATATGATAGGAAACTTTGAAAATGTTGGATATTGCAAAAGAGGATTTGAAGGTCTTTACAATGTAATGATAATGCAGGAAAAACACAATATCTATGCATGTGGTGCAAAAGCTGTGTCAAAGTTTGTGTATGAAGGGGATAGAATAGAAAGAGTTTTCAACCCCGCTGATATAAAGCTCTATATTTCAAGAATATTGAATCTTAAGATTTGA
- a CDS encoding radical SAM protein has translation MVSQDILKNCRICPRECGVNRIEGEMGFCKIAGGIKVAKAFLHFWEEPCISGKNGSGTVFFSGCNMGCVFCQNYEISQMRFGVFIDVNKLATIFLNLQSKGAHNINLVTPTIYVPYIIEAIDIAKKKGLRIPIVYNTSSYEKPETIELLRGYVDIFLPDLKYFDDEIAKKYSNAPRYFEFASKSILKMVELVGDVVIENGIMKKGVIIRHLVLPMHTNDSIRVLSWIRDNLRGRVMLSLMSQYFPMYRAKEFKEISRKVTAREYQKVVNFVIENDLDYGYIQDKESATDRYTPDFDLEGI, from the coding sequence TTGGTTTCCCAGGATATTTTGAAAAACTGCAGGATATGTCCGCGCGAGTGTGGAGTAAATAGAATAGAAGGAGAAATGGGTTTTTGCAAAATTGCAGGGGGTATTAAGGTTGCAAAAGCCTTTTTGCATTTCTGGGAAGAACCATGTATTTCTGGTAAAAATGGTTCTGGTACAGTATTTTTTTCTGGGTGCAATATGGGTTGTGTATTTTGCCAGAATTATGAAATAAGTCAGATGAGATTTGGAGTATTCATAGATGTAAACAAGCTTGCTACTATTTTTTTAAACCTTCAGTCAAAAGGGGCTCACAATATAAACCTTGTGACGCCAACCATTTATGTTCCATATATAATTGAGGCAATTGACATTGCAAAGAAAAAGGGTCTTAGAATTCCTATTGTTTACAACACTTCTTCATATGAAAAACCAGAAACCATAGAACTTTTGAGAGGATATGTGGACATATTTTTACCGGATCTTAAATATTTTGATGATGAAATTGCAAAAAAATATTCTAATGCTCCACGATATTTCGAATTTGCTTCAAAGTCAATATTAAAGATGGTTGAACTTGTTGGAGATGTTGTAATAGAAAATGGTATAATGAAAAAAGGTGTTATAATTCGACATTTAGTACTTCCAATGCACACAAATGATTCTATAAGGGTTTTGAGCTGGATAAGAGACAACTTAAGAGGTAGGGTTATGCTGAGCCTTATGAGCCAGTATTTTCCTATGTACAGAGCAAAGGAATTCAAAGAAATTTCAAGAAAGGTTACAGCAAGAGAATATCAGAAGGTTGTAAACTTTGTTATTGAAAATGATCTTGATTATGGATACATTCAAGACAAAGAGTCAGCAACAGACAGATATACGCCGGATTTTGATTTAGAAGGCATTTAA